The Deltaproteobacteria bacterium nucleotide sequence TCATGGCCCTGTCTATGGTGAGGTTCTCGCCCGCTCCACCGCCGTAAACCGTCACGTTCTGGTGTGTTCCGGGCTGGGTGGTGTCGAGGTCCACGGACGTGGGCAGGGTGGCGGCCCCGTTGATTACGTAAGCCTCGCCCGCGCCCGCCAGAAGGTCGCCCGCCCCGTCTGCGTCAGGGGAGCCCAGGACCACGTCGGCCCTGCCGTCTCCAGTGATGTCCCCCAAAAGTATCGCGCCTCCCACGGCGTCGCCCGCAGTGGCACCGTATACCGGCACGAACCCGGTTCCCGATACGATGGTGAGTGTTACGGGAAGGCTTGCAGCCCCTGCTATGAGATAGACCTCGCCCGCCCCGGCCCTGCCGTTGGCCGGGCCGTCGGCCCCCGGAGCGCCCAGGACCAGATCGCCTATTCCGTCGCCGGTAATGTCGGCCACCGCCACGGCGGAGCCTAAGGCGTCACCTGCCTCGGCTCCGGTGATGGTCATGCCCGGAATGGTTCCGCTGGTTCCGGCCACGTCGCGGGTTCCGGCAAGGGGCGCGTCCCCGAAGAACACGTAAACTTCGCCCTTGCCGCCCTGGGCCGCCGGTGCTCCCACGATCACGTCCACGACGCCGTCGCGGTTCACGTCGCCCACGGCAACCGAAGGCTCCCCGGCGGGCAGTCCGTCGCCTGCGGTTCCGCCGTAAATGAGGAGGTCTTCAGCCGCGTTGGCCATGTCCACGGTGGCGGGCAGGGCGGGCGGGGTGGCTGTTCCGTTCACCCGGAAGGCCGCGTAGGTCGTGTTGGGCGTGACGGTCCAGGTCTGGCCGAAATCAAGGCTTTGGGCCATGTCTCCGGTAAGGGCCGCCGTGGTGTTCCGCCAGTTGAAAAGGTCGGTGTGGTCGGGAGGTCCCGAAAGCCAGACCCAGTAGGTGGAGCCGCCGGTAAGAACCGTTGTCCCGCCGAAATTAACGGTCACCTTGGCCGCAGCGTCGGGGGCCACCGCAGCCTGGATTTCCAGCACGTTTCCGGGCTGCCCCGCGTTATCGGTGGCAATCATTATATTGAAGGTCTTGGCGGGAATGGCGTCGTGGGATTGCAGAAAAACCACGGGAACTTCTATGCTGTCCAGGTAATAATCGGTGCCTGCCGGAAGGGTGAAGCTCATGGCCCGCTCGGTCCTGAACATGCAGCTCAAAAACATGTAAAAGCACCCGAAGCCCAGGCCGGAATCGGCGCTGAAGGTGTCGCCCGCGTCGAAGCTGTTATAAAGGACTGCGGCAGGCGCTGGAGCGGCGGAAAAGGCCAGAACAAGTACCGCCAGCATAAGGGCGGGCATGAATTTCCTGACTGCGATTTTCCTGATGGATTTACCTGTCATGGCCATACTCCTGCATAAGAGTCTTTCTTGGATGGGCTTGGCCTTTCGGATGATAGGCCGGAGGGTTGGGTTTGAGGATGCCTGCCCGACGCCTTAAGCGCCCGACAGAATTTTTACTCCTGACACCCCATTGTTTAAATATCATACCGTATCCTTACTATTCAAGATAAGCAATAATCGTGCCGTTTATTTTTTCCAACGGCGCGCGCCCCATCCCGCACTCATCCTCATGGTTGACTCGAATCTCATTTTCTTTTAGGTATTCATATTGAAAATGCGGTAAGAATTTGACTTGCCATGAATTACAACCCCGGAAAGGGCTATCTTCATGCCTAAGCCCAGTCCCCAAGGCCCGACGAACGGCTTTCGGGCGTCCCGTCAAATTGAGCGGATAACGGTTTCCTATTCATACCCGGTGCATTTCGTAAGGGACGCCTTTTCCAAGGATAACAAGCTCATAGCCTCGCTCGCGCTTTCAACGGGCGAATCCGGCCCTTTCAGGGTCCTTTTTTTCCTGGATTCTGGGGTTCACGAAGCCTTTCCAGATCTGGCAGGGCAGCTTGAAGACTACGCAAGGGCGCACCCGGAAGCCCTGGCCCTGGCCGGTCCCGTGCAGGCGGTGCCCGGGGGCGAGGCGGCCAAGATGAGCGCGGAGCCCCTGATGGCGGCACTCGACGCCATGGCCCGCGCCCGCCTTTGCCGCCATAGCTTCGTGGTTGCGGTGGGGGGCGGAAGCGTGCTGGACGTGGTGGGCATGGCCGCCAGTCTGGTTCACCGGGGGCTTCGGCTCATCCGTTTTCCCTCAACGGTGCTTTCCCAGTGTGACGCAGGGGTTGGCGTCAAAAACGGAATCAACGCCTACGGGGCGAAAAATTTCCTGGGCTCCTTCGCCCCGCCCTTTGCCGTGGTGAACGACTCGCGCCTTCTCACGACCCTGCCCCAGGACCACTGGATAGGCGGGGCGGCGGAGGCCTTCAAGGTGGCCATAATAAAGGACAGGGCCTTTTTCAACTGGCTCGCCAGAAACGCGGAACTGCTTGCCGGGCGCGATCTTAACGCCATGGAGCATCTCGTGAAAAAGGCCGCCAAGTCGCATCTGGACCATATCGCCACCTCCGGCGACCCCTTCGAGTTCGGTTGCGCCCGGCCCCTTGATTTCGGC carries:
- a CDS encoding 3-dehydroquinate synthase: MPKPSPQGPTNGFRASRQIERITVSYSYPVHFVRDAFSKDNKLIASLALSTGESGPFRVLFFLDSGVHEAFPDLAGQLEDYARAHPEALALAGPVQAVPGGEAAKMSAEPLMAALDAMARARLCRHSFVVAVGGGSVLDVVGMAASLVHRGLRLIRFPSTVLSQCDAGVGVKNGINAYGAKNFLGSFAPPFAVVNDSRLLTTLPQDHWIGGAAEAFKVAIIKDRAFFNWLARNAELLAGRDLNAMEHLVKKAAKSHLDHIATSGDPFEFGCARPLDFGHWSAHRLEVLSNYEMGHGQAVSVGIALDCVYAEQEGLLSHAELKKVLAALSRAGLPVFSTLLEARTPEGKLAVLKGLTDFREHLGGELTVTLPDGLGKKIEVHAMNEAVIEQSVMHLKKLAAP